From Pseudomonas sp. G2-4:
GCTTGGGGTCGGCCAGCAGCGTCGCGATCTGGCTGATGCAAGGTGCATGTTCCATGTATTCACTCCCTGTTGAATCATTCGTCTACTGCTCTGGCGCATATTGACCAGCTATGGGGCCACCCAAAGCGGCCCGACCGCTGTAAATCGCGCAGCACCTCGTTCGATGCGGCGCCGATTCAGGCGGCCGCTAGTATAAGCGCGGTGATCAAGGTTTCCTGTCCTCCGGAAACCTTTGGAGGCGATTGTTCGTGAGGGAAAAGTCTCTATTTGCGCGCGACTAATGTCCGCCCCCTGTCGAGAGCGGGAATTGAGCCGTCAACTGACCGCAACGGGCCTGGAGCATCTCCCGCAAAAGGTTGATGGGTTTGCTCAATTGCGCCCGGTGAGCACACAGCAGATTGAGCGGTGCGCGTTCACATTGCAGGTGCGGCAAAAGAATTTTCAGACGCCCGGCCAGCACATCGGTGGAGACATCCAGCCATGATTTATAAGCGACGCCGGCGCCTGCCACCGCCCAGCGTCGAACCACATCGGCGTCGTCACTGAAGCGGTCACCACTGACGGTGAGGCTCACTTCCCGTTTACCGTCATGAAAACACCAACGGTCATGAACCCGGGTGCCGAGCATGTACAGCAGGCAGTTGTGCTGGGCCAGTTGCTCCAATTGATGGGGCTCACCATGACGCGCCAGGTATTCCGGCGACGCGCACAGCACCCGGTAGTTATCCGGCGCGACAGGCAAGGCCACCAGGCTCGAATCTTCCGGTTCGCCATAACGCAGCGCGATGTCCACCGGCTGCTTGAACAAGTCGGCAATGCGATCGCCCAGCAGCAGCCGCACAGTGAGCCCGGGATGCTCGCGCTGGAAGGCATCCAGCCAGGGCAGCAGCAGGTTGCGCCCCAGGTCCGAGGGGGCGGACAACTGCAACACC
This genomic window contains:
- a CDS encoding LysR family transcriptional regulator: MLRFDDLQLFVRAADLGSLSAAARVMDLSAAVASAALKRIEHQLGARLLARSTRSLRLTAEGEGFLEYARAALGSLEEGRRLLTSGQDQVSGVLQLSAPSDLGRNLLLPWLDAFQREHPGLTVRLLLGDRIADLFKQPVDIALRYGEPEDSSLVALPVAPDNYRVLCASPEYLARHGEPHQLEQLAQHNCLLYMLGTRVHDRWCFHDGKREVSLTVSGDRFSDDADVVRRWAVAGAGVAYKSWLDVSTDVLAGRLKILLPHLQCERAPLNLLCAHRAQLSKPINLLREMLQARCGQLTAQFPLSTGGGH